A genomic segment from Luteibacter aegosomatis encodes:
- the pepQ gene encoding Xaa-Pro dipeptidase — MNDALAALYPQHLATLRERTDTALARGGFDHLVVPAGRPITKFLDDQDYPFVVNPHFKHWLPLTDAPGSWLVYTPGEKPKLVFLQPRDYWHVVPEAPTGYWVDHFDIVVVRKPDDAIAELPAMLSRCAIIGDAHCGLKDVCSNNPPAVVDHLHYHRAYKTPYELELMREASRRGTRGHRAAEKAFREGASELGIHQAYLAAVGQTDAELPYASIVCTNEHGAVLHYTNFDRVAPAESRSFLIDAGASASGYASDITRTYAGKDAAEFQALIDSVDAAERSFVAKVRAGQSYPELHVHAHHALAGVLREHGFIRMSPESAVESGVSSAFFPHGLGHGIGMQVHDVAGFQASETGGTIPKPEGHPYLRLTRTLEPGMVVTIEPGIYFIDMLLAELKDKPFAGDIDWARVDRFRKYGGIRIEDDVVCTTGEPENLTRDAFALLG, encoded by the coding sequence ATGAACGACGCGCTGGCCGCGCTCTATCCCCAGCATCTCGCCACCCTGCGCGAGCGCACCGACACCGCGCTGGCGCGTGGCGGTTTCGACCATCTCGTGGTGCCGGCCGGCCGCCCGATCACGAAGTTCCTCGACGACCAGGATTACCCGTTCGTCGTGAACCCCCATTTCAAGCACTGGCTGCCGCTGACCGATGCCCCGGGGAGCTGGCTGGTGTACACGCCGGGCGAGAAGCCCAAGCTGGTATTCCTGCAGCCGCGCGATTACTGGCACGTGGTGCCCGAGGCGCCCACCGGCTACTGGGTGGATCACTTCGACATCGTGGTGGTGCGCAAGCCCGACGACGCCATCGCCGAGCTCCCCGCCATGCTCTCGCGCTGCGCCATCATCGGCGACGCCCACTGCGGCCTGAAGGACGTCTGCTCCAACAATCCGCCGGCGGTGGTCGACCACCTGCACTACCACCGCGCTTACAAGACGCCCTACGAGCTGGAACTGATGCGCGAGGCCAGCCGGCGCGGCACGCGCGGCCATCGCGCGGCCGAGAAGGCGTTCCGCGAGGGCGCGAGCGAGCTGGGCATCCACCAGGCCTACCTCGCCGCCGTCGGCCAGACCGACGCCGAGCTGCCGTACGCCAGCATCGTCTGCACGAACGAGCATGGCGCGGTGTTGCACTACACGAACTTCGACCGCGTCGCCCCGGCCGAGAGTCGTTCGTTCCTGATCGACGCGGGGGCCAGCGCCTCGGGCTACGCCAGCGACATCACGCGTACCTACGCGGGCAAGGACGCCGCCGAATTCCAGGCCCTGATCGACAGCGTGGATGCCGCCGAGCGTTCGTTCGTGGCGAAGGTGCGTGCGGGCCAGAGCTATCCGGAACTGCACGTGCACGCCCACCACGCGCTGGCCGGCGTGCTTCGCGAGCACGGCTTCATCCGCATGAGCCCCGAGAGCGCGGTGGAATCGGGCGTGTCGTCGGCATTCTTCCCGCACGGCCTGGGCCACGGCATCGGCATGCAGGTGCACGACGTCGCCGGTTTCCAGGCGTCGGAAACCGGCGGCACCATTCCCAAGCCCGAAGGCCACCCGTACCTGCGCCTCACCCGCACGCTGGAGCCGGGCATGGTGGTCACCATCGAGCCGGGCATCTATTTCATCGACATGCTGCTGGCCGAGCTGAAGGACAAGCCGTTCGCGGGCGATATCGACTGGGCCAGGGTGGACCGCTTCCGCAAGTACGGCGGCATCCGCATCGAGGACGACGTGGTGTGCACCACGGGCGAGCCGGAGAACCTGACGCGGGATGCGTTTGCGTTGTTGGGGTGA